Genomic segment of Canis aureus isolate CA01 chromosome 16, VMU_Caureus_v.1.0, whole genome shotgun sequence:
GCTGCGCCGCGAGAGAACTTCTGGGCCAGCACCTACGGTACTCGGGGCCTATTCTCAAAGGAAAAATCCCCCAAACCCATCCAGACTAAAGGTCTTTTTCTCCTGTAGTCTTGGCGGGGAATAAATCATCCCTTAGACAGTTTGCTCTGACCCAAATTATGCGGTTTGCTGCCATCTACCGTCCGTTCGGAGACATGCGGCTTCGGCGCCGCAAAGCCCGGCGACACTGCCTGAACCGCGCCGCTGCCTAGAGCCCCCGCTGTTCAGGTTCGGAGGGTTTTGGGGGGACTTCGGCCCAGATTGCTGCTTTCCGCTGCAGCTTGGTACCCGCCTGTCCGCGTGTGGATTAGAGAACAAGTGTGCCCTCCCCCCTCGCCCGCCCCATCCTAGCTCCAAAACCAGCGGCTGGCTGGAAAAGCGGCTTTTTCTAGGTCATATTTAAAAAGGACTAATACTGCATCTCGCGGGCAGGGGGCCCTGAACCCCAAGGGTGGGAGATCAGAGTCGCACGCACTCGCCCGCCGGCCTACCCACCCCTCCAAGGCTCGAGAGGGGATCATCAGGGACGCTCGGGAGATGCGAGGCCAAGGCTGTTCAAggtttatttggttttcttttcggccaagggagggagggggcagcacGGGAGGCGCCGGCCCCCGCAGTTCCACTCGGCTGTCAAAAGACAAACCCGGGTCTGTGTTCTCCGGGTTGGCCGGTGAGTCTTGCCAGTTGCTTGGCCGGTGAGCCCGTGGTAAAGGAATGGAGCCGAAATTTTCTGGAAACTGTTGGTGTCTGCAAGTGAGTGTGGGTCCCCTCCCCCATTCCTGATCGTTTCAAGCGAAATTGACACAAATATGTCTTGGGGGAAACAtagggagtgggagtggggatcGATCCTTAAGGAACCAAACCATTGTGATTTCCGTTCCGGAGGACCCCTCACACTCGCTTCACCCGACCGCCTTCCCAGAAGGGGGTGGTGATGGCAGGGGTACGCGCCTCTGCTGCCGCCGCGTTTGAATATTGGCCCCTGTCTCACGGGTTACTGATTAGCTCGGGCTTTCAAGCCGCAGGAGGAAGCTCTGGCCGCTCCTTTCAAGGTGCTGTGGCCCCAGTTCCTGGGCGGGGGCTGCAGGAAATTGCCTGCGGTGCCAGGCAGGCCGAGGTGTTACTAGGGTCTGGCCCAGAGCTGGAGGAGTCTCTGAGATCGAGGGGCCCGGCGGAGCTGGGGGGCGCAGACCTAGGGGCTGTGGTCCCTGCATTCCTGGCGCCTTGAGAGTTGAACCACAGGAGCTGCCCTTTCAGGTTTCCGGGCAGCAAGAGTGACTTTCCGCCGCCAGAAGGCCGGGCTTAGTGTGGAGGCCTCGGGGGGAGCCGCGGGAAAGTCTAGGGCCCCTCTTTCTTGGGGGCTATCCGCAGGACAGGTGGGGAGAGAGGCGGTTGGTACAGGGGGTTGATACCCTTTGGCTCTTAGAGTGCCCGTGGACCTGgttagggagaagggagaaggagcctTTGGCCACCGCCTTATCCCACCCcgttccccgccccccccccaagttcGGAGACCACGATGTTCATTTGCATAATGGAAATGAAGTCTTTGTAGCTCAGGTTGGACCGGCCAATTTTAAGGCAATATCCCATGTCAACAGCTCCCAAAGGTTGAGAACTCCCTCTGGGAACATTTACGTTCCCCAAATTCAGAGAATCACAGAGTCTAGGGGAAGAATTGGGTTGAGATGTCTTAATTTGCTCCACCCCAGCTGGAGTTGGGAGTGGGTTGGAGCAAGATGCTCACAACCCAatgagctggaggtggggggagcttTGTAgctgagagaaaatgagaagctTGGACAATGTCTCAATCCCCCCTCCTCTCTGTACACATCCAGGCAAAATCCCTTCCTGAGGTTACCAGTACAGGAGAATTTTAGTCATGAGCTGAACACAACTTGGACATTTCCCTGGGAGATGAAAATGCGTGCACATCCACAGGAGCTCATATTCACAGCATAGAAAATTACAATTATAAATTCTGCCTGTGGGGTTTCTGTACAGTCCTTCTGTTGTGTACTCAAGACTTGGTACACATTTATGTTCACCTCTCTATCTACACACTTTCTCCATGAGGCTGAGAGAGACACCCCGGACTGGCAGACAGCTGTGCCTGCTGGGTATTTACATATTCCCCGTTGGAGACAGACGGACGGCAGTGGACCGAACTACAGACAAATTCGTAGAGATCTGGCTCCAGAAACCAGGCGGCCTCTGGCCGGGCCCTGCCCGTCTGCTCTTTCTCCCAAACAAACGGATCAGACGAATAAACGCTCATAAATACCTCTGGGCTTAGATAAGAGCGATGAGGCGCTATTTCCTTTCATGCCGGACTCCAGGCGCCCAGGCCCTGCCTTGGCGGCTCCATCTCACGACAGGCAACCTGCAGAGGTGAGGTTAATTTGGGGCTGTGACTCTAAGGATCAAGCAGTTATTTTAGTGCTTCTCATGCCCTTCCTTATGGCATCCTACTTAGTCCAGATTCTGTAGCAAAGCCCATACTGTCCAGTTCTAGGAAGAGGGCATTGTggtcagggaggaggcaggatggTTGTGGTCCAAGGCCCAAGGTCTgtggcagagaggagggaggtgcAGACTGGCACTCTCCTGATCTTGCCCCTCCCCTAGACCAAATGTTCTCCATTCCTCTCTAGGAATGGGCCCAATTACAGCTAGACTGGGGCACTTAGGATTCATCATTAGGATGCTTGAGTTTTCTTAAATCTTGATAACACCTCCTTAGAGTTTGACTAGGAAGTGGTTGGTGGGACATGCAGGGATAACTACTCGGCCATGAATTTATAGCCTAGAAGTTGTCCTGAGTTCAGGAAGCCTTGCAGGCCACTTTGCAATCAACCAGCTTCCTACTCTCGGGTCACCAACCTCAGCCCTCTACCACTTTAACTCGTGTCTCGTGCCATCTTCAGTGGACAAAAATCTGGCCCACAAGAAGGAGCCCAAAGGACAAGGCAGAGGAGAGTCAGCCTGGCCCCTTTATCATCAGATTTTGCCACACATTCTGGCTCATTTCGGAACCCAGGTCTGAAGGTTATCTCCCTTTAATGCCTGGCCTCCACATGCATAGTTAGATTGTTGAAAATATATTATGGTTCAGTCTTCCAGCTTGGCTTCAATGCTCATTTTCCTtacatggtggggggagggagggagggagaaggagagagagggaaagagagagagagagagaaatgaacgGAGATGGGCACTCTTTCTCACATCCTAGCTTGTGCAGCAGCAAAGCTGGTGATACAAATATGAGATGTGGGAGGGACTGGAGGGATCCTGAGAGGCGGACAGAAGGGGGTTCGGGCTGATGGTTGTAAGCTGCCTGCTGAGTCCCCAGGAGGACCTGGACAGCTCTCCCTCCTTAGAAAACTAAACCCAAACCAATTATTGAGAaagaattcattttcaaaagaactGCCAGCTTCTAGAGAGACCTGGAAAAGGAGCAAGGGCCTTTCTCTTTCCGGTTGTCTTTGATTGTctcaaaaatcaggaaattttgAGGACCCAGAATTGGAGGAAGAACATTTTCTTCCCTGTGCCCAGGGGTACTGAGACATCTTTGATCCCTAAGAATCTGTAGCCCAGGATATTCTAGTGATTTGGGGCgtagggggtggggatggagcgAGGGTGGCAGGCAGGATCCCTATCCTAGACAAACCTAGGCTGGGGGATGCCCTTCACTCCTACTCTCCCTATGCCCCCAGCAAGCGGAAGAGAAGGCTAGCTAGTCCCTTTCCCCAGTGTCCCTTCAGGGGCCAAGAACAAGCATCACATGCTCCAACCAGGCAGGATGTCTTGGGCAgctgaagcagcagcagcagcagcagccttcCAAGAAGCTCCTAGTCTAGCCTCGCCTAACCTAGccacagagccagagggagaagcttgGGCTCAGACTCTCCTCCCATTTCCCAACCTCCTGGGTTCTCTGGGCAGCAGGCTCTGGCCTGCCCTTCAGCCGGTAAGAGCTGTGAAGAAGCAAGAATTATAAACCCAGGcttggaggaggcagaggagaacTGAGAAACAGGAAAAACAGTTTTCAAAACCTGGGAAGGAGAGTGTTTCTTCTTCTTCGCCTCCCCTGAAAGCGATGCTAAATAGTGAACTCTTCTCTCCTACCTACAGAAAACCCTAGAAACAAGTCTTTCCCTTTGGTTCTCTCGTCACCACGCAGAGAGGGACGTTTAGGCACCCTTCCCTTGAGGGAAGGGGTCCAAGCAACGCAGGGGTTAACTTTTCTGAAAACACAATTAACTTTTTCCTATCCtgcgtggggaggggagggatatatttatttaatcactggGGGATGGGGTGGTCTCAATCCAaatgctccctcctccctccaagaCACAGACGCCTCTTTCGCAGATCCTACGTAGGTGGAACAGGACGCGTTGTGTtgttggggggagagagagagagagagagagagaaacgagaagaagaaggaggaaaaaaaaaggttgataGGTTTGTGCGCGGGTCCCTCGCGCGGGCTGCGCTCCTCCTGGGTGCTATTTGACAATTCCTGCCTCTGCCATTGGTCAGTGTTGGATCAGATGGTTGTATTTCCTTCTGGCCCTCACTGGCACCTCGCCATCCCCCCTCAGCTAAAACCCAATCTCAGATATACTACTAATAGGCGCGGCGCTCGGACTATAAAACACAACAAATCATAAACCCGGCGGAGCAGCAGCGGCCGAGCGCGCCTCCCCTCCCAATGAGTTCCTATTTTGTGAACTCCACCTTCCCCGTCACTCTGGCCAGCGGGCAGGAGTCCTTCCTGGGCCAGCTACCGCTCTACTCGTCGGGCTATGCGGACCCGCTGAGGCACTACCCCGCGCCCTACGGGCCCGGGCCGGGTCAGGACAAGGGCTTTGCCGCTTCCTCCTATTACCCGCCCGCGGGCGGCGGCTACGGCCGAGCGGCGCCCTGCGACTACGGGCCGGCGCCGGCCTTCTACCGCGAGAAGGAGTCGGCCTGCGCGCTCTCGGGCGCGGAAGAGCCGCCCCGGTTCCACCCCGAGCCGCGGAAGTCCGACTGTGCGCAGGACAAGAGCGTGTTCGGCGAGGCCGAAGAGCAGAAGTGCTCCACTCCGGTCTACCCGTGGATGCAGCGGATGAATTCGTGCAACAGTGAGTGAGCCCTCCCGCggtcccccaccccccggggcagAAGTagcgcgccccccacccccggcagccCCCAGGGTGCCGGCTGGGCATCTCAGTTAGGAGCTAAGGGAAGCCGGGGCGCCCGTCCCGGGTCTCCCGCTCTGTCCTCTCGCCCTCAGGAGTTACAAAGTTTGCAAAGTCCCAGCCGCACTGGGAACCAGGGGGAGCGAGTGGGCTCTCCCGGAGCGCCGCGCCAGAGCCCGATtccggggcccggggccggggagggggcaggggccgcAGCCACTGGCGTGGCTTTCCCTCgcgcacccccccccgccccagccctggtCGGGTCCCCCCACCCGAAGACGGTTCCATTAAAAACGGAGTGCGTCATGGGAAGGGGGGCGTCGTGACGCTGGCGAGGGAGAGTGCAGTCTGTCCGGGACTGTGTTTCCCTGGGGGTTTGGGGCCGGGGAATGAGGAGGCACCAGGAAAGGGGTGGTagtcagaggagggagggagaatgaggGGGAAGAACGGGAGAGGCAGCAGgcggagggggagagagggagaagcaggcgcctgGGTCTCAGGTTGGATTATTTGTCGGCCTTAAGTCCCAAATTGATGTCCATTAGTGGGACACGAAAGTGAGGAGCCGTTAATGCCGACTGTGGATCGATCCACGTCATTACGGATTAAGGGCTGGAATCTATCACAGGGTGGTGGGGAAGCCAgatagatggaaagaaaagataaggCTAGGAAGAGACACACCTGGCCGTGCTTCCCCGGCCCCTCCCCACTAGGCTCAGGTGGGATTTTTAAACTCgcctcccatccccccaccaaagGTCTAGACCAGAGAGGCACGGGCTTGGGAGGCCCAGAGGGAATCTGGAGGGGGCGCTGGAGGAGTgaggaagggggtgggtgggcaggaaaCTCGAAGAGTGGAGGGCATCCCGGGACAGGCTAGAGTCCATGTTTGAGGGtcgagtgggggagggggttcTGGCCCTGATGACCCCAGGCCTCAGCATCTTCTCTCGGCGTAACAGGTTCCTCCTTTGGGCCCagcggccgccgcggccgccagACCTACACGCGCTACCAGACCCTGGAGTTGGAGAAGGAGTTTCACTACAATCGCTACCTGACGCGGCGGCGGCGCATCGAGATTGCGCACGCCCTGTGCTTGACCGAGCGGCAGATCAAGATCTGGTTCCAGAACCGGCGCATGAAgtggaaaaaggaaagcaaactgCTCAGCGCGTCTCAGCTCAGtgcggaggaggaggaagaaaagccaGCCGAGTGAAGGCGCTGGAAAGGGAGGGGGGACGCCAAGGGAGCGGCCTGCGGGGAGCCGAGGGCATCCGAGAGCCCCCCCCAGAAGGCtctgcgggcgggggcggggtcccGGGGACCTGCTCTCCAGCGCGCTACAGGCGGGGCCCAGCGCTCTTCTGGATGCCCCCGCCCCGCAGAGCTCTCACTGGGTGCTGGGAGGCCTTGCCGCCTGAGCCCACCCAGCACCCCGAGCGCCCCCTCCGTCCCTACGGAGCCGCTTCAGCCCCAGCAGGCTCCCCCGTGAGAACTGAGGACCGGACTCACTTGATATTTCCTGGAAGCAGAGCAAATGCTCTGGTCCCTGTCGCGTCTCATTTCGTCCTTGTTCCCCGTGCACGGTTCAATGGTAGATTCGCAGTGCCCTCAGCGGGGGGCCTCGAAGACTCCCTGACCCCAGAcctctcctcccccccaaaaGCCACTGGAAGGAGCACATACTACCTAGAAGTAAGAAGAGGagcctcagaagaaaacaaagttctattttattaattttctatgtGTTGTGTTTGTAGTCTTGTCTTAGCTCTGGACGTGAAATACTTcggtaataatattaatattattaatgatgatgatgataataataataaagatgtaaAAACTCGCCGCTTGGTCACCTGTGCTCctcccctgccactcccccacccccaaggccaCCGCAGTGTCCGGGTGCCAGAAACAGGGCCTGGAAGGCAGGAGCCCCTGGTCCACCCGGCGGCCAAGCACGACTCGGAAGTTACA
This window contains:
- the HOXB6 gene encoding homeobox protein Hox-B6 gives rise to the protein MSSYFVNSTFPVTLASGQESFLGQLPLYSSGYADPLRHYPAPYGPGPGQDKGFAASSYYPPAGGGYGRAAPCDYGPAPAFYREKESACALSGAEEPPRFHPEPRKSDCAQDKSVFGEAEEQKCSTPVYPWMQRMNSCNSSSFGPSGRRGRQTYTRYQTLELEKEFHYNRYLTRRRRIEIAHALCLTERQIKIWFQNRRMKWKKESKLLSASQLSAEEEEEKPAE